The Syntrophales bacterium genomic sequence AGGGAGATACCATGAATCCGGACCAGCGTTTCAGCACGGCATTGAGGATCGGAGTGAGGAGGCAGATCGAGCACCTCGGAAAGGCGGATGTTGTTATCGGGATCCCCTGCTACCAGAGCGGGAAAACCGTCCAACACGTTCTGGAGATGGTTTTTCACGGACTGGCCACGCATTATCCCAATGCCAGCTCCCTGATCATGGTTTCCGATGGGGGATCCACCGATGACACCCGGGAGATCGCCGATATGTTTGACGAGAAGACGTTCCGGATTGTGAAGGTTGTCACGATCTATCGCGGGGTCCCCGGCAAGGGATCGGCCTTGCGGGCGATCTTCGAGGCCGCCGACTTTCTCCGGCCCAGGGCACTGGCCGTCTTCGACTCCGACCTGGTCTCCATCTCGCCCCAATGGGTCCGGAATCTCCTGGAGCCGGTCTTCGAGGGGTACGACTTCGTCGCCCCCGATTATGATCGATTCAAGCTGGACGGGACCATTACCAACACGATCGCCCACAACCTGACGCGTGCTCTTTATGGCCGGCGGATCCGCCAGCCCATCGGCGGCGACTTCGGGCTGTCGGGTGCCATGGCCAGGCACTTTCTGAGACAGAATGTCTGGGAGACCGATGTGGCCCGCTTCGGGATCGACATCTGGATGACCACCACGGCCATTGTCGACGGCTTCCGCCTCTGCCAGGCCAAAATGGGCGTGAAGGTCCACGACCGGAAGGATCCTGCGGCGGATCTGAGCCCCATGTTCCGGCAGGTTGTGGGGACAATTTTTCAGATGATGGAAACCCATGACGCGTTCTGGAAGGGTATCCACGGGTCCAGTGATATCCCGACGGTCGGGACGAGCGACGGGGGAACGCCCGAGGCGTTCACGGTCAACCAGGAAGCCCTGATCGAGTATTTCCGGGTCGGTTTCTTCCACTTTGGAGAAGTTTGGCGGCAGATCGTCGAGGAGGCGGATTTTGCCATCATCCGGGACCTGGCGGAAAATGGCCGTGCATCCCGGTTCCTTCTGCCCATCGAGACCTGGGTGCGGATTGTCTACCGCTATGCCTCGGCCTTCCATGCCGCTCCGCGGCAGCGGATGAAGCTCCTCGATACGATGATTCCCCTTTACAATGCGCGGGTCGCCTCTCTCATCCTGGAACTGGAGGATGCGGATGCGGACCGGGCGGAGAAGCTGTTCGCGGACCAGGCGCGGACGTTCGAGGAAATGAAACCCTATCTCCTGGAACAGTGGAATAAGACATAAGGAGGAAAAGCCATGTCCGATTTCTATCAGCACGGTATGATCACTACACTTCAGAAGTTGAGGGAGCGGCCCGCGGGAGAACTGAACGAGGAGCTCATGGCCATTGCCCGACGGAGGAAGACTGTTCTCCTCCTGCCGGCCCTCATCAGCGAGTTCGACACGCCGTCCATGCCGGTCATCCTGGAGGAGCTGAAAAAGATCACGTTCCTGCACAAGATTGTTCTCTCCCTCGACCGGGCGGACGAGGCGGATTTCCGGCGTGTCCGGCGCCTGCTCTCCGAACTGTCGACGGACGTCCGGATCGTCTGGCACGACGGCCCCCGCATGCAGGCCCTCTATGATGAACTCCGGGGCAGCGACTTCAATCTCGACACCCCCGGAAAGGGACGCTCCGTCTGGATGACGATCGGATACATCCTCGCGGACGAGAGTGTCTATGCCATGGCGCTTCACGATACGGACATCCGGAACTACCGTTCGGAGATGCTGGCCCGCCTGGTCTATCCCGTCGTTCATCCGGCCGTTGATTTCGAGTTCAGCAAGGGATATTATGCCCGCGTAACCGACCGGCTCTACGGCCGGGTGACGCGGCTCTTTTACACGCCGCTGATCCGGGCGCTGAAGCGGATCCTGGAGTACAATGCGTTTCTCGAATACCTGGGCAACTTCCGTTATCCCCTGTCGGGAGAGTTCGCGTTTATCTCCACCCTCGCCCGGGGCATGCGCATCTCCCCCACCTGGGGCCTGGAGGTTTCCCTCCTCTCCGAGGTGTACCGGCGCGCGTCGGTCAACCGGATCTGCCAGGTGGAGATCGCCGACACCTATGAGCACAAGCATCAATCCCTGGACCGGCAAAAGCCGGACGACGGGTTGATCCGGATGGCCACGGACATCGCCGAGGCCCTCTTCCGGGTCTTGAGCCAGGACGGCATCGTCATGAGCCAGGCGTTCTACCGGACCCTGTGCGCCGCCTACATCGAGGAATCCAGGGTCACCGTGGAGAAGTATCATGCCCTTTCCCTCATCAACGGGCTCGTGTACGACCGGCACAGTGAGATCGAAGCCTCCGAGGCCTTCGTCGGATCCCTTCGCCGCGCGCAGGAAAAATTCCAGGCGGATCCGGTCGGCATTCCACTGATGAGCGCCTGGGTGCGGGTTGCCGCGGCAATCCCGGATTTCTCCAGCCGGTTGACGGAAGCGGTCGATCGGGACAACGGATAGGGGGCCGGGCGCGGGATGCATCGCTATGGTTCGATGTTTTCCCTGGTTGGAAATGGAAAAGCCGCCGGGATCCGGCCGGGACATCTCCCGATTCCTCAAGAGGTGAGAAATGAAGCACAAAAGAACCATCGAAATGCTGTCGGCGGCCTGCGCGATCCTGTTCTTCGCGGCCGCCCTCGGAGGATGTGCCGGAACGAGCCTTTACAGCATCGACATGCGGTACATGCCCACAAAACCGATCACGGTCCAGGAGCGGCCCTGCGGGGACCGGCTGGTGGCCGTGGCGGCCCTCCGTGACGCCAGGCCTTCCGGAGATCCCCTGCGGATCGGAACGGTGATCGAGGCCGGGGAG encodes the following:
- a CDS encoding glycosyl transferase, with the translated sequence MSDFYQHGMITTLQKLRERPAGELNEELMAIARRRKTVLLLPALISEFDTPSMPVILEELKKITFLHKIVLSLDRADEADFRRVRRLLSELSTDVRIVWHDGPRMQALYDELRGSDFNLDTPGKGRSVWMTIGYILADESVYAMALHDTDIRNYRSEMLARLVYPVVHPAVDFEFSKGYYARVTDRLYGRVTRLFYTPLIRALKRILEYNAFLEYLGNFRYPLSGEFAFISTLARGMRISPTWGLEVSLLSEVYRRASVNRICQVEIADTYEHKHQSLDRQKPDDGLIRMATDIAEALFRVLSQDGIVMSQAFYRTLCAAYIEESRVTVEKYHALSLINGLVYDRHSEIEASEAFVGSLRRAQEKFQADPVGIPLMSAWVRVAAAIPDFSSRLTEAVDRDNG
- a CDS encoding glycosyltransferase, which codes for MNPDQRFSTALRIGVRRQIEHLGKADVVIGIPCYQSGKTVQHVLEMVFHGLATHYPNASSLIMVSDGGSTDDTREIADMFDEKTFRIVKVVTIYRGVPGKGSALRAIFEAADFLRPRALAVFDSDLVSISPQWVRNLLEPVFEGYDFVAPDYDRFKLDGTITNTIAHNLTRALYGRRIRQPIGGDFGLSGAMARHFLRQNVWETDVARFGIDIWMTTTAIVDGFRLCQAKMGVKVHDRKDPAADLSPMFRQVVGTIFQMMETHDAFWKGIHGSSDIPTVGTSDGGTPEAFTVNQEALIEYFRVGFFHFGEVWRQIVEEADFAIIRDLAENGRASRFLLPIETWVRIVYRYASAFHAAPRQRMKLLDTMIPLYNARVASLILELEDADADRAEKLFADQARTFEEMKPYLLEQWNKT